CGCGTTCAAGAGCGTGGGAGTCACCGGTGAGCACCCACGGCTGGAGCGTGACGTCGAACTCGATGCTTCCCGCCCGTCGCCGCGCCCGGTCCAGCGCGCGTTCCACCACCTCGACCAAATCGACGCGTTCGGTGGCGTCCGCGGGACTGTCCTCGCGGGAAAGTTCGGTGAGGTCACCGATGAGCTGGGTGACCTCGTCCAGTTGGCCTCGGATGTCGGCCTCGATGTCCCTGCGGTCGCGTTCGGGCAACGACGGTGCGCCCTCCCGGCTGGCGGCGAGGAGCAGTTCGAAGTTCGTCCGCAACGACGTCAACGGGGTGCGCAGTTCGTGTCCGGCGTCGGCGACCAGACGACGTTGCCGGTCCCGCGACTCCGACACCGCGTCCAGCATGGTGTTGAAGCTCTGCGTCAGGCGGGCGAGTTCGTCGTCACCGCTGACGGGAATCGGCCGCAGGTCCATCGTGCGGGCGACCCGCTCGGTGGCGGAGGTCAGCCGCTCCACCGGCCGCAGTCCCGCCCGCGCCACCGCCGTGCCCGCGGCAGCCGCCATCAGAATGCCGGCACCGCCGAAGAACAACAGCACCAGCGCCAACTCACCCAGGGTTCGTTTCGTGGACGCGAGCGACTGCGCGAGCACCATGGCGACCCCGTGGCCCGCCGGAAGTGCGACCACCCGCATGTCGGTGGCCGCGTCGGTCCGGAGGGACGACGGCTTCGAACCGTCCGCCACCGCGAGTTCGCTCTCGCCCCACGGAGGCGGCGTGCCCGCGGTGGGATAGATGAGTTCGCCCCGCGCCGAGAGCAAACCGATGTGGATGTCGCTGCTCACCAAAAAGGCGCCCGGAATGGATTGCAGTCGCGTCTGAACCGACGGACTCTGCACGGCCGCCTGCGCGCGATTGACGAGGTTCTCGTCGAACTCCGCGTACAGGTTGCGGTGCACGGTGACGTAGGCGCCGAGCGACACCAACGCCACCGTGCAGCCCACGCAGACGGCCGCCAGCAGCGACACCCGCGCCCGCAGCGAGACCCGCTTGCGCGTGGGCTCCCGGTTCGTCTCCGGTGTCGGGGAAACCGTCACGGCGAGGTCTCCCGCAACACATAGCCCACACCCCGCACCGTGTGGATCAGTCGTGGCTCGTTGTCGGCCTCGGTCTTGCGCCGCAGATACCCGACGTAGACCTCAAGCGCGTTGCCGGAGGTCGGGAAGTCGTAGCCCCATACCTCTTCGAGGATGCGGCTGCGAGGGAGCACGTGCTTGGGGTGGGTCATGAACAGTTCGAGCAGCGAGAACTCGGTGCGCGTGAGACTGATCTGCCGACCACCCCGAGTCACCTCCCGAGTGTTCGGGTTCAGCGTGAGGTCGGCGAACGTGAGTACGTCGCTTTCCCCTTCCCCACCTTCCTGTCCGGCTCGCCTCAGCAGCGCCCGCAGGCGGGCGAGCAACTCCTCCAGCGCGAACGGCTTCGGCAGGTAGTCGTCGGCTCCGGCGTCGAGCCCGGCCACGCGATCGGACACCGCGTCGCGCGCGGTGAGCACGAGGATGGGCAGGTCGTCCCCGGTTCCGCGCAGCCTTCGCGCGACTTCCAGGCCGTCCAGGCGCGGCATCATGACGTCGAGAACCATGGCGTCGGGGCGGTCGGTGGCCACCTTCTCCAGGGCCTCCGCACCGTCCCCGGCCAGATCCACCTGGTACCCGTTGAACTCCAGCGAGCGCCGCAGCGACTCCCGCACGGCCCGGTCGTCGTCGACAACGAGAATGCGCATAGGCCCAGTCTGGCCCCGACGCCTGAGAAGCTCCTTAACGAGCCCTGTCAGTTCACCAGGCCACCGCGATAGGCGAGCAGGGCGGCCTGCACCCGGTTGGCCGCACCGATCTTGGACAGCACCGCCGAGACGTAGCCCTTCACCGTGGCCTCGGACAGGTGCAGCCGTCCGCCGATCTCGGCGTTGGACAGCCCTTGGCCGATGAGCGTCACGACCTCCCGCTCGCGCTCCGACAAGGAGGCAATCAACTCCCGCGCGGGCGCCGACGCACGTTGGCCGTCGCGATGGGCGTTGACCATGCGCGCCGCCACCCCCGGATCGAGCACCGCCCCACCCCGCGCGAGATCACGGATGGCGCGCACCAGGACGGCGGGCTCGATGTCCTTCAGCAGGAACCCGTTGGCGCCGAACCGCAACGCGAGACTCACGTACTCGTCGATGTCGAACGTCGTCAGCATCGCCACCACGGGCGGATTGGGCAGGGCCTGGATCGCGCGCAACGCCCGGATGCCGTCGTCGGGGGTGCGCATACGAATGTCGAGCAGGGCCACGTCGGGATGGAAGCGTCGTACGGCCTCCACCGCGGTTCTACCGTCCGCTGCCTCGCCCGCGACCTCGATGTCCGAAGCGGGGGCCACCATGGCGCGTAACCCCGACCGGACCAGCTCTTCGTCGTCGGCGAACATCACCTTGATCAACAGTGCCTCCGGCAGCCGACGGAGCGCCTCGCGCGCCCAGTCACGAGCAAGTTACTGATAGGTAGTGGAGGTATTACAGTGAGGCCTCAGCTTCCCGTCAAGGTCCCGTTCACAGACTGAAAACCGCACCCGCTAAGGTATGGGTAGAGTCGATGACTCGTAAGCCCTCGTAGCTCAGGGGATAGAGCACCGCTCTCCTAAAGCGGGTGTCGGAGGTTCGAATCCTCCCGGGGGCGCCCAGGCCAGGGCCGAGCCCCGAAAGCCCCAGGTCAGTCGCGGAGTGGACGACCCTATCCATGCGGTCGGCGATCTTGTTCAAGCGATCCGGAGACAGCTGCCCGTAAAGATCGCGTGTCATCGCCGGAGTTCTACTCCCGAGTATCTGTTGCACGATCTTCACACCAGTTCCGGACGTGATCGCCAACGATGCCGCCGTGTGCCGCAGCTGGCGTGAGTGGCCTCCCGGGGCCCGACCTCGCGGACCACAGCGTCGAGCACACGCCGCCGGAAGTCGCGGCCCCTCCGGTCCCGCCCCTGGGCAACGGGAACATCAACGCATCGTCTGAACAGCACGCAAGTAGGAGACACTGGTGCGGGTTCTGATTACCGGGGCTGGTGGGTTTCTGGGCCGTACGCTGGCCACGCTGCTGCATCGGCAGGGCAGCAAGGTCGCCGCCGTGGTCCGGCCGGGGCGCGTCCCCGACCTGCCCGCGGGCATCGAGATACACGGTGTTGATGTGCGCGACCGGAACGCGCTCACCGCCGTGGTGCGGAAACACTCGCCGGATGTGGTGGTGCACCTGGCGGCGTTGAAGAACATCCGCGACTCCCACACCAACGAGGATGCTTACCGCGCCACCAACGTCGACAGCACCCTCCACCTGATCGACGCCCTCAACCCCCTCGCTTCACCCGTGCACGTGGTCTATGCCTCCACCGTCGCGGTCTACGGACCCCAACCACACCCCGACGAGAACACGCCCGCCGACCCGCGGAATCCTTACGCGCGAACGAAACTCGACGCCGAAACCGCGCTCGAAACCGCAGCTACTACAGGTCGCTGCCGCGCTACGGTGCTGAGGTTCGCCAACATCGCCGGCGGCTACGGCACGATCCACGACCCCAACACCAACGCGATCATCCCCCACGTCCTGGCCAGCGCCCGCACCGGCGAACCCGTCCCAATCCACGGTGCCGGTGACAGCGTCCGCGACTACCTCCACGGCCACGACGCCGCAGACGCCATCATCACCACCCTCACCCCGCGGCACTCATTCCGCCGATACAACGTCGACAGCGGACACGGCGCCAGCATCACCGACGCCTGGCACACCTCCACAACCACACAAGCCCCCTAAAACACCACCACAACACGCGCGTCAAGGGCACCCCTGACCAAAGCAGCTCCAGCGTGGCTGCCTACCCCCTCGACCGAAGAATTGAAACTTGAGTTTCAATTCATTCCCTCCCGGCCGCGCGTTCAGCCAGCCAAGAATTCCCCGCTTCAGTGAGAAAAACTCATTACTCTCTGAACACACATCCACCAGGCGACGGGGGAACGACATGGACCACAGCATCCTCGACCCGGACAGCGCCAAGGAACGGCTCAGGGAGTGGAAGGACCGCATCGACAAGCTCGCCGCCGACACCCGGACGATGAGCGAGCGGCTGCAGGGGGTGCGGGCCACCGCGACCGACCCGAGCGGACTCGTCGAGGTCACCATCGACTCCACGGGTTCGCTGGTCGACCTGAAGTTGACCAGCAAGATGCAGAGCACCAAACCGGACGTGGTCGCGCAGACGATCATGCAGACTCTCGCCGAGGCGAAGAACCAACTGGCCGACCAGTCCCAACAGATCATCGCCGAGACCGTGGGCACCGACTCCCCCGCGGCGCGGGCGATCGCGGAATCCGTGGGGAACCAGCTGCGCAGTGAGCCCGTCCAAAAAACCGATTCCGCGGAAACCGACCACGAGGACGACGACTACGAGAACCGTTCCTTCCTGAAAAAGGACTGAGCCATGGGCGACGGGTACAAGGTTCGCGCGGAACAACTCCGAGCGCATGCGGACAAGGTCGAGCAGATCCAGGCGCGGTTCGACGCGGTCAAGGGGGCCAGTTCCCACATCCAGCAGAACGACCAGGCCTACGGACTGCTCTGTGGGTGGATAGCCGCGGTTCTCGAAGGCCGACACACCCGGCAGGACGAGCTGATCGACTACGTCTCGGAGAACCTCTCGATGGCCGCGCAGTCCCTGCGCTCGGCGGCGGACCTCTACGAAAGTAACGACAAGGAACACGCGGACCTCATCACCTCGGCTGGTGAGTTGCCATGAGTAACGATTCGTTGGTCGCGCCGGTGGAGTCGACTCGTAAGGCGTGGACCGGCGCCAGCTTGGCCGACAGCGTCGAGGGCCTGGTCACCTCGATCCAAAGCGGGGACTGGGTCTCCGGGGCACTGGCCGGGGTGGGGTTGGGGCTGGAGGTCACCTCCACCGTCCTGGATCCGTTCAGCGCGTTGTTGTCCAACGGGCTGGGC
The window above is part of the Saccharomonospora glauca K62 genome. Proteins encoded here:
- a CDS encoding sensor histidine kinase; translated protein: MTVSPTPETNREPTRKRVSLRARVSLLAAVCVGCTVALVSLGAYVTVHRNLYAEFDENLVNRAQAAVQSPSVQTRLQSIPGAFLVSSDIHIGLLSARGELIYPTAGTPPPWGESELAVADGSKPSSLRTDAATDMRVVALPAGHGVAMVLAQSLASTKRTLGELALVLLFFGGAGILMAAAAGTAVARAGLRPVERLTSATERVARTMDLRPIPVSGDDELARLTQSFNTMLDAVSESRDRQRRLVADAGHELRTPLTSLRTNFELLLAASREGAPSLPERDRRDIEADIRGQLDEVTQLIGDLTELSREDSPADATERVDLVEVVERALDRARRRAGSIEFDVTLQPWVLTGDSHALERAVLNLLDNAVKFSPQGSTVHVTLRSLGDGTAVVEVSDSGPGIAPEDLPRVFDRFYRSSEARGLPGSGLGLAIVKQAAERHGGTVYANNKPEGGALMAIRLPGIPG
- a CDS encoding response regulator transcription factor, coding for MRILVVDDDRAVRESLRRSLEFNGYQVDLAGDGAEALEKVATDRPDAMVLDVMMPRLDGLEVARRLRGTGDDLPILVLTARDAVSDRVAGLDAGADDYLPKPFALEELLARLRALLRRAGQEGGEGESDVLTFADLTLNPNTREVTRGGRQISLTRTEFSLLELFMTHPKHVLPRSRILEEVWGYDFPTSGNALEVYVGYLRRKTEADNEPRLIHTVRGVGYVLRETSP
- a CDS encoding response regulator, translated to MIKVMFADDEELVRSGLRAMVAPASDIEVAGEAADGRTAVEAVRRFHPDVALLDIRMRTPDDGIRALRAIQALPNPPVVAMLTTFDIDEYVSLALRFGANGFLLKDIEPAVLVRAIRDLARGGAVLDPGVAARMVNAHRDGQRASAPARELIASLSEREREVVTLIGQGLSNAEIGGRLHLSEATVKGYVSAVLSKIGAANRVQAALLAYRGGLVN
- a CDS encoding NAD-dependent epimerase/dehydratase family protein; translation: MRVLITGAGGFLGRTLATLLHRQGSKVAAVVRPGRVPDLPAGIEIHGVDVRDRNALTAVVRKHSPDVVVHLAALKNIRDSHTNEDAYRATNVDSTLHLIDALNPLASPVHVVYASTVAVYGPQPHPDENTPADPRNPYARTKLDAETALETAATTGRCRATVLRFANIAGGYGTIHDPNTNAIIPHVLASARTGEPVPIHGAGDSVRDYLHGHDAADAIITTLTPRHSFRRYNVDSGHGASITDAWHTSTTTQAP
- a CDS encoding YbaB/EbfC family nucleoid-associated protein, which encodes MDHSILDPDSAKERLREWKDRIDKLAADTRTMSERLQGVRATATDPSGLVEVTIDSTGSLVDLKLTSKMQSTKPDVVAQTIMQTLAEAKNQLADQSQQIIAETVGTDSPAARAIAESVGNQLRSEPVQKTDSAETDHEDDDYENRSFLKKD
- a CDS encoding type VII secretion target, with the translated sequence MGDGYKVRAEQLRAHADKVEQIQARFDAVKGASSHIQQNDQAYGLLCGWIAAVLEGRHTRQDELIDYVSENLSMAAQSLRSAADLYESNDKEHADLITSAGELP